The Staphylococcus carnosus genome has a segment encoding these proteins:
- the rpsC gene encoding 30S ribosomal protein S3, which produces MGQKINPIGLRVGIIRDWDAKWYAEKDFSTLLHEDLKIRKFIDNELKEASVSNVEIERAANRINIAIHTGKPGMVIGKGGSEIEKLRNKLNKLTGKRVHINVIEIKKVDLDARLVAENIARQLENRASFRRVQKQAISRAMKLGALGVKTQVSGRLGGADIARAERYSEGTVPLHTLRADIDYAHAEADTTYGKLGVKVWIYRGEVLPTKNNSEGGK; this is translated from the coding sequence GTGGGTCAAAAAATTAATCCAATCGGACTTCGTGTTGGTATCATCCGTGATTGGGATGCAAAATGGTATGCTGAGAAAGATTTCTCTACATTACTTCACGAAGATTTGAAAATCCGTAAGTTCATTGATAACGAATTAAAAGAAGCATCAGTTTCTAACGTAGAAATCGAACGTGCTGCTAACCGCATCAACATTGCAATCCACACTGGTAAACCAGGTATGGTAATTGGTAAAGGCGGTTCAGAAATTGAAAAACTTCGTAATAAATTAAACAAATTAACAGGCAAACGTGTACACATTAACGTAATCGAAATCAAAAAAGTTGATTTAGATGCTCGTTTAGTTGCTGAGAATATTGCGCGTCAATTAGAAAACCGTGCATCATTCCGTCGTGTACAAAAACAAGCTATTTCAAGAGCTATGAAACTAGGAGCTTTAGGTGTTAAAACTCAAGTTTCAGGTCGTTTAGGCGGAGCTGATATTGCTCGTGCTGAAAGATATTCAGAAGGAACTGTTCCACTTCACACATTACGTGCTGACATTGATTATGCACATGCTGAAGCTGATACAACATACGGTAAACTTGGTGTTAAAGTATGGATCTATCGTGGAGAAGTTCTTCCTACTAAGAATAATAGTGAAGGAGGAAAATAA
- the rplP gene encoding 50S ribosomal protein L16, with protein sequence MLLPKRVKYRRQHRPKTTGRSKGGNFVTFGEYGLQAITTSWITSRQIESARIAMTRYMKRGGKVWIKIFPHTPYTKKPLEVRMGAGKGAVEGWIAVVKPGRILFEVAGVSEEVAREALRLASHKLPVKTKFVKREELGGESNES encoded by the coding sequence ATGTTACTACCAAAACGTGTAAAATATCGTCGTCAACATCGTCCAAAAACAACAGGACGTTCTAAAGGCGGTAACTTCGTAACATTCGGTGAGTATGGATTACAAGCTATTACAACTTCTTGGATCACATCTCGTCAAATCGAATCTGCTCGTATTGCGATGACTCGTTATATGAAACGTGGCGGGAAAGTTTGGATCAAAATCTTCCCTCATACACCTTACACTAAAAAACCTTTAGAAGTACGTATGGGTGCTGGTAAAGGTGCAGTTGAAGGTTGGATCGCAGTAGTTAAACCAGGTAGAATCTTATTTGAAGTTGCAGGCGTGTCAGAAGAAGTTGCTCGTGAAGCATTACGTTTAGCAAGTCACAAACTTCCAGTAAAAACTAAGTTTGTAAAACGTGAAGAATTGGGTGGTGAATCAAATGAAAGCTAA
- the rpsQ gene encoding 30S ribosomal protein S17 — protein sequence MSERNDRKVYVGRVVSDKMDKTITVLVETYKTHKLYGKRVKYSKKYKTHDENNSAKLGDIVKIQETRPLSATKRFRLVEIVEESVII from the coding sequence GTGAGTGAAAGAAATGATCGTAAAGTATACGTAGGCAGAGTCGTTTCAGACAAAATGGACAAAACTATTACTGTACTAGTAGAAACTTACAAAACTCATAAATTATACGGTAAACGAGTAAAATATTCTAAAAAATATAAAACTCATGATGAAAACAATTCAGCTAAATTAGGAGACATCGTTAAAATTCAAGAAACTCGTCCTTTATCAGCAACAAAACGTTTTCGTTTAGTAGAAATTGTTGAAGAATCAGTAATTATTTAA
- the rpsS gene encoding 30S ribosomal protein S19, with protein sequence MARSIKKGPFVDNHLMKKVEAQEGNQKKTVIKTWSRRSTIFPNFIGITFAVYDGRKHVPVYVTEDMVGHKLGEFAPTRTFKGHAVDDKKTRR encoded by the coding sequence ATGGCTCGTAGTATTAAAAAAGGACCTTTCGTCGACAACCACTTAATGAAAAAAGTGGAAGCTCAGGAAGGTAATCAGAAAAAAACAGTGATTAAAACTTGGTCACGTCGTTCAACTATTTTCCCTAATTTCATCGGTATCACTTTTGCTGTATACGATGGACGTAAACATGTACCTGTTTATGTAACTGAAGATATGGTTGGTCACAAATTAGGTGAATTTGCTCCAACTCGTACATTTAAAGGACATGCTGTAGACGACAAAAAGACTAGAAGATAA
- the rpmC gene encoding 50S ribosomal protein L29, translating to MKAKEIRDLTTSEIEEQIKSSKEELFNLRFQLATGQLEETARIRTVRKTIARLKTVAREREIEQSKANQ from the coding sequence ATGAAAGCTAAGGAAATTAGAGACTTAACCACTTCAGAAATCGAAGAACAAATCAAATCTTCAAAAGAAGAGCTTTTTAACCTACGCTTTCAATTAGCTACAGGACAATTAGAGGAAACTGCACGTATTCGTACAGTAAGAAAAACGATTGCACGTCTAAAAACTGTTGCTCGTGAAAGAGAAATTGAACAAAGCAAGGCTAATCAATAA
- the rplV gene encoding 50S ribosomal protein L22, with the protein MEAKAVARTIRIAPRKVRLVLDLIRGKNVGEAIAILKLTNKASSPVVEKLLMSALANAEHNYDMNTDELVVKEAYANEGPTLKRFRPRAQGRASAINKRTSHITIVVSDGKEEAKEA; encoded by the coding sequence ATGGAAGCAAAAGCGGTTGCTAGAACTATCAGAATCGCACCTCGTAAAGTCAGATTAGTATTAGACTTGATCAGAGGCAAAAACGTTGGTGAAGCTATTGCCATCTTAAAATTAACTAACAAAGCTTCATCACCAGTTGTTGAAAAATTATTGATGTCCGCTTTAGCTAATGCAGAGCACAACTATGACATGAATACAGATGAATTAGTTGTAAAAGAAGCATATGCTAACGAAGGACCAACTTTAAAACGTTTCCGTCCACGTGCTCAAGGACGTGCAAGTGCAATTAACAAACGTACAAGCCACATTACAATTGTCGTAAGTGACGGCAAAGAAGAAGCTAAAGAAGCTTAA